One region of Streptomyces sp. CG4 genomic DNA includes:
- a CDS encoding DUF3040 domain-containing protein, giving the protein MPLSEHEQRMLEQMERALYAEDPKFASALEGSGLRTYTRRRVYQAVAGFLVGIALLMAGMVAQLIWVSVVGFLVMLGCAVLAVTGWRRGPKPGEQPAGAVRRQARPKRSMMDRIEERWQRRRDEQGR; this is encoded by the coding sequence GTGCCGCTCTCGGAGCACGAGCAGCGCATGCTCGAGCAGATGGAGCGAGCGCTGTACGCCGAAGATCCCAAGTTCGCGTCAGCGCTTGAGGGAAGCGGACTGCGTACGTACACCCGGCGGCGGGTCTACCAGGCGGTCGCAGGTTTTCTCGTGGGTATCGCGCTCCTCATGGCCGGAATGGTCGCGCAGCTGATCTGGGTCAGCGTGGTGGGTTTCCTCGTCATGCTGGGCTGTGCCGTACTCGCCGTCACCGGCTGGCGCAGGGGCCCGAAGCCGGGTGAGCAGCCCGCGGGCGCAGTCCGCCGCCAGGCGCGGCCGAAACGCTCCATGATGGACCGGATCGAGGAGCGCTGGCAGCGCCGCCGAGACGAACAGGGCCGCTAG
- a CDS encoding SAV_6107 family HEPN domain-containing protein, whose amino-acid sequence MANPSAAAARRRRATGPAPSLTGPASDVHPVLRRATAPPAALDLLAQARAGLEEAAVLDTPNERYATAHLAALRTAAAVLAALGRPETSPRRRARIRSAWEVLPEIAPELTEWSALFASGAARRARAEAGIQGAASRRDADDLIRDVAMFLRIVERMLVLQPVLPQPRRDATETGEVTGPSARGDLPDAG is encoded by the coding sequence ATGGCCAACCCGTCCGCAGCCGCCGCCCGCCGGCGCCGCGCCACCGGCCCTGCCCCCTCACTGACCGGCCCGGCGAGCGATGTGCACCCCGTGCTCCGCCGGGCCACGGCCCCGCCCGCCGCCCTCGACCTGCTCGCCCAGGCCCGCGCCGGACTGGAGGAGGCCGCCGTCCTGGACACGCCGAACGAACGCTATGCGACGGCCCACCTCGCCGCGCTGCGCACCGCCGCCGCGGTGCTCGCCGCCCTGGGCCGCCCCGAGACCTCCCCACGCCGCCGCGCCCGGATCCGCAGCGCCTGGGAAGTGCTGCCCGAGATCGCCCCCGAACTGACCGAGTGGAGCGCCCTGTTCGCCTCCGGTGCCGCCCGCCGCGCCCGCGCCGAGGCCGGCATCCAGGGCGCGGCGAGTCGACGGGACGCCGACGACCTGATACGGGACGTGGCGATGTTCCTGCGCATCGTCGAGCGGATGCTCGTCCTCCAGCCCGTCCTGCCCCAGCCTCGCAGGGACGCGACGGAGACCGGGGAGGTGACCGGACCGAGCGCGCGCGGTGACCTTCCGGACGCGGGCTGA
- a CDS encoding DUF3488 and DUF4129 domain-containing transglutaminase family protein — MSGRARLALCAAAATLMASCALLPLVAEPTWLLQLVPLVAVQTGVGAAARRVPLGRPLTVAAQALVTLVLLTLVFAREYAIIGLIPGPEAFRHIAELLQQGSTDVSEYAIPAPLTDGIKLMLIGGVLLIGLLVDTLAVTFRSAAPAGLPLLALYSVAAGLSDGAADWLWFLVAAGGYLMLLLAEGQDRLAQWGRVFGGAPRSPGSPEGSAVAPVRTGRRIGAVALGAALVVPLALPAMQGGLLDAAGAGMGAGNGNGGTISAVNPLVSLRDSLNTDDDRQVLSLKTSASDVSDLYLRIVSLDDFDGTTWKPAQRHIVGVPDRFPTPMGLGADVRRSTVTTTVSAASWYAQDWLPMPYPPSGVKIGGRWRYEPVGMTLVGDHGQTTRGATYQVTSLDVRPTAEQLAAAPEPPAALKRAYTTVPSVLPQVVAQTAKQITAGARNHYEEAVKLQDYFAVSGGFQYDTQVEVGRGPDAIANFLKKKQGFCVHFSFAMAAMARTLGIPARVAVGFAPGTPQADGSVGVNQKDAHAWPELYFAGVGWTRFEPTPTRGTTPSYTVSNTPGTSLPDQDLPSHQSSTAPSAAASPSESCTPELVKLQGCDTASAAAAPHGGGGGTGPWWYLLIGLGALVVAAVPLSPLLWRVRVRSGRLGGHARTEEGAVAHTLAAWQELTDSAWDHGIPPDESLTPRRAAARIVELGELDPATGAAVHRVADSVEQVLYAPRPRPASGAAEDVRRVIEALRGTVSTGARLRALFLPRSSVRVLWAVSARWSALRARVAAARPGLRRPSEQQG, encoded by the coding sequence ATGAGCGGGCGGGCGCGACTGGCGCTGTGCGCGGCCGCGGCCACCCTGATGGCCTCCTGCGCGCTGCTGCCCCTGGTGGCCGAGCCGACCTGGCTGCTGCAGCTGGTCCCGCTGGTGGCCGTGCAGACCGGGGTGGGCGCGGCGGCCCGCCGGGTGCCGCTGGGCCGACCGCTGACCGTGGCGGCGCAGGCGCTGGTCACCCTGGTCCTGCTGACCCTGGTCTTCGCGCGGGAGTACGCGATCATCGGGCTGATTCCCGGCCCGGAGGCCTTCCGGCACATCGCCGAACTGCTCCAGCAGGGCTCCACGGACGTCAGCGAGTACGCGATACCCGCGCCGCTCACCGACGGCATCAAACTGATGCTGATCGGCGGTGTCCTGCTCATCGGTCTCCTGGTGGACACGCTCGCGGTGACCTTCCGCAGCGCGGCCCCGGCCGGGCTGCCGCTGCTCGCGCTGTACTCGGTGGCCGCGGGGCTGTCCGACGGCGCGGCCGACTGGCTGTGGTTCCTGGTGGCGGCGGGCGGCTATCTGATGCTGCTGCTCGCGGAGGGCCAGGACCGGCTGGCGCAGTGGGGCCGGGTCTTCGGCGGCGCTCCCCGCTCCCCCGGCTCCCCCGAGGGCAGCGCGGTGGCCCCGGTGCGCACCGGGCGCCGGATCGGCGCGGTCGCGCTCGGCGCGGCCCTGGTGGTGCCGCTCGCCCTGCCCGCGATGCAGGGCGGCCTGCTGGACGCCGCCGGCGCGGGCATGGGAGCGGGCAACGGCAACGGCGGCACGATCTCCGCGGTCAACCCGCTGGTGTCGTTGCGCGACAGCCTGAACACGGACGACGACCGCCAGGTGCTGTCCCTGAAGACCAGCGCGAGCGACGTCTCGGACCTGTATCTGCGGATCGTCTCCCTGGACGACTTCGACGGCACCACCTGGAAGCCGGCCCAGCGGCACATCGTCGGCGTCCCGGACAGGTTCCCCACGCCCATGGGCCTCGGCGCGGACGTCAGGCGCAGCACGGTGACGACAACCGTCTCGGCGGCGAGCTGGTACGCCCAGGACTGGCTGCCGATGCCGTACCCGCCGAGCGGGGTGAAGATCGGCGGCCGCTGGCGCTACGAACCGGTCGGCATGACCCTCGTCGGCGACCACGGCCAGACCACCCGTGGTGCGACCTACCAGGTGACCAGCCTGGACGTGCGGCCGACCGCCGAGCAGCTGGCCGCCGCACCGGAGCCGCCGGCGGCCCTGAAGCGCGCATACACGACGGTGCCGTCCGTGCTGCCGCAGGTGGTGGCGCAGACCGCCAAGCAGATCACGGCGGGCGCGCGGAACCACTACGAGGAAGCCGTCAAGCTCCAGGACTACTTCGCCGTGTCGGGCGGCTTCCAGTACGACACCCAGGTGGAGGTCGGTCGCGGTCCCGACGCCATCGCGAACTTCCTGAAGAAGAAGCAGGGGTTCTGCGTCCACTTCTCCTTCGCGATGGCGGCGATGGCCCGCACCCTCGGCATCCCGGCCCGGGTCGCGGTGGGCTTCGCGCCCGGCACCCCGCAGGCCGACGGCTCGGTCGGGGTGAACCAGAAGGACGCGCACGCCTGGCCCGAGCTGTACTTCGCGGGCGTGGGCTGGACCCGCTTCGAGCCGACGCCGACCCGTGGTACCACGCCGTCGTACACGGTGTCGAACACGCCCGGTACCTCGCTGCCGGACCAGGACCTGCCGTCGCACCAGTCGTCCACGGCGCCCTCGGCGGCGGCCTCGCCGAGCGAGAGCTGCACGCCCGAGCTGGTCAAGCTGCAGGGCTGCGACACCGCGTCCGCCGCTGCGGCCCCGCACGGCGGCGGCGGGGGCACGGGCCCGTGGTGGTATCTGCTGATCGGCCTGGGCGCGCTGGTGGTGGCGGCGGTTCCGCTGTCGCCGCTGCTGTGGCGCGTGCGGGTGCGGTCGGGGCGACTTGGCGGGCATGCCCGGACCGAGGAGGGCGCGGTCGCGCACACCCTGGCGGCCTGGCAGGAGCTGACGGACAGTGCTTGGGACCACGGCATCCCACCGGACGAGTCGCTGACGCCGCGCCGGGCGGCCGCCCGGATCGTCGAGCTCGGTGAGCTGGATCCGGCGACCGGTGCCGCGGTGCATCGGGTGGCGGACTCGGTGGAGCAGGTGCTGTACGCGCCCCGGCCGCGCCCGGCGTCGGGTGCGGCGGAGGATGTGCGCCGGGTGATCGAGGCACTGCGGGGCACGGTGAGCACCGGCGCCCGGCTGCGGGCGCTGTTCCTGCCGCGCTCGTCGGTGCGGGTGCTGTGGGCGGTGTCGGCCCGCTGGTCGGCGCTCAGGGCCCGGGTGGCGGCGGCCAGGCCCGGTCTGCGCCGGCCGTCGGAGCAGCAGGGCTGA
- a CDS encoding YhgE/Pip domain-containing protein produces MRSPRLAALELRRFGRGKLPRAALVALLVLPLLYGALYLWSFWDPYGRLDRIPVALVNDDKGATAAGKKITAGDDIVGGLRDSRTFAWHEVSDEEARKGVEDGTYYLSLTMPADFSRRIASSSGAAPETGALQVRTNDANNYIVGQISRTVFNEVRSAASTKASRTFLDKIFVSFSDIHDKTVTAAQGADRLNTGIGKAEKGSKDLADGLKDARSGSGELAKGVKKLNSGAGDLQVGSRQVADGTQELADKVNGVYDKAGPFLKDNEKTIGDTARLVGDSAKTVEDNLDVLVKRAPDAAKLAHANAAIMDEFYKARCETAPIPDPNCADFKRARTATEEVAGVADDLNTLIADQNGDLKTMRDNLGTLQKQAAALEDRAPHLYEDVDDAVKKINKLNTGAQEVAAGAKKLHAGLGTAQTGASALDKGIGTAASGADTLNGGLYKLSDGSGKLAGGLHDGAGKIPDYDKKDRDQRTDVMADPVQLASHDLHKAPNYGTGFAPYFIPLSLWVGAMVAYMLIAPLNRRALAAGSPGWRIALAGWLPVVAVGVLQVGALMAVLHWVIGLQMLHAAGTIGFLCLVTACFAAIVQWLNARFGAAGRILVLALLMLQLTSAGGTYPVQTSPGFFNAVHPFLPMSYIVAALRRLITGGGLGPVWQACAVLVAFTAGALALTALAARRRQVWTLDRLHPELSL; encoded by the coding sequence ATGCGCTCGCCTAGGCTGGCCGCACTCGAACTGAGGCGCTTCGGGCGCGGGAAGCTGCCGCGCGCCGCCCTGGTCGCGCTGCTCGTGCTGCCGCTCCTCTACGGCGCCCTGTACCTGTGGTCGTTCTGGGACCCGTACGGCCGGCTGGACCGCATCCCGGTGGCGCTGGTGAACGACGACAAGGGCGCCACGGCGGCCGGCAAGAAGATCACCGCCGGTGACGACATCGTCGGCGGGCTGCGCGACAGCCGGACCTTCGCCTGGCACGAGGTGAGCGACGAGGAGGCCCGCAAGGGCGTCGAGGACGGCACCTACTACCTGTCGCTGACGATGCCTGCCGATTTCAGCCGGCGTATCGCCTCCAGCTCCGGCGCTGCCCCGGAGACGGGTGCCCTTCAGGTGCGCACCAACGACGCGAACAACTACATCGTCGGCCAGATCTCCCGCACGGTCTTCAACGAGGTCCGCTCGGCCGCCTCCACCAAGGCCTCCCGCACCTTCCTCGACAAGATTTTCGTCTCCTTCTCCGACATCCACGACAAGACCGTCACGGCCGCGCAGGGCGCCGACAGGCTGAACACCGGTATCGGGAAGGCGGAGAAGGGCTCGAAGGACCTCGCCGACGGACTGAAGGACGCCCGGAGCGGCAGCGGCGAGCTGGCCAAGGGCGTCAAGAAGCTGAACTCGGGCGCCGGTGACCTTCAGGTCGGCTCCCGGCAGGTGGCCGACGGCACCCAGGAGCTCGCCGACAAGGTCAACGGCGTCTACGACAAGGCCGGTCCGTTCCTGAAGGACAACGAGAAGACCATCGGGGACACCGCCCGGCTGGTCGGCGACTCGGCCAAGACCGTCGAGGACAATCTCGACGTCCTGGTGAAGCGCGCCCCGGACGCCGCGAAGCTCGCCCATGCCAACGCCGCCATCATGGACGAGTTCTACAAGGCACGCTGCGAGACCGCCCCGATCCCCGACCCGAACTGCGCCGACTTCAAGCGGGCCAGGACGGCCACCGAGGAGGTGGCCGGCGTGGCCGACGACCTCAACACGCTGATCGCCGACCAGAACGGCGACCTGAAGACGATGCGGGACAACCTCGGCACCCTCCAGAAGCAGGCCGCGGCCCTGGAGGACCGCGCGCCGCATCTGTACGAGGACGTCGACGACGCGGTCAAGAAGATCAACAAGCTGAACACCGGTGCCCAGGAGGTCGCCGCCGGCGCCAAGAAGCTGCACGCCGGGCTCGGCACCGCCCAGACCGGCGCCAGCGCGCTGGACAAGGGCATCGGCACGGCCGCGTCGGGCGCCGACACCCTGAACGGCGGCCTGTACAAGCTGTCCGACGGCTCCGGCAAGCTCGCCGGCGGACTGCACGACGGCGCCGGAAAGATCCCGGACTACGACAAGAAGGACCGCGACCAGCGCACCGACGTGATGGCCGACCCGGTCCAGCTGGCCTCGCACGACCTGCACAAGGCGCCGAACTACGGCACCGGCTTCGCCCCGTACTTCATCCCGCTGTCCCTGTGGGTGGGCGCGATGGTCGCCTACATGCTGATCGCGCCGCTCAACCGGCGTGCCCTGGCGGCCGGTTCGCCGGGCTGGCGGATCGCGCTCGCGGGCTGGCTGCCGGTGGTCGCGGTGGGGGTGCTCCAGGTCGGCGCCCTGATGGCCGTACTGCACTGGGTGATCGGTCTGCAGATGCTGCACGCGGCCGGCACGATCGGCTTCCTGTGCCTGGTCACGGCCTGCTTCGCGGCGATCGTGCAGTGGCTGAACGCCCGCTTCGGCGCGGCGGGCCGGATCCTGGTGCTCGCGCTGCTCATGCTCCAGCTGACCTCGGCGGGCGGCACGTACCCGGTGCAGACCAGTCCGGGCTTCTTCAACGCGGTCCACCCGTTCCTGCCGATGAGCTACATCGTGGCGGCGCTGCGCCGGCTGATCACCGGCGGCGGGCTCGGCCCGGTCTGGCAGGCGTGCGCCGTGCTCGTCGCGTTCACCGCGGGGGCGCTCGCCCTGACCGCCCTCGCCGCGCGGCGCCGCCAGGTGTGGACGCTGGACCGGCTGCACCCCGAGCTGAGCCTGTGA
- a CDS encoding DUF58 domain-containing protein, translated as MSAGGTGQAEADREETGGVRTALAGLTTRGRSFLAAGIAAAICAYVLGQSDLLRVGLLLASLPLICATVVYRTRYRVAGTRRLAPARVPAGSEARVHLRMDNVSRLPTGLLMLQDRVPYVLGPRPRFVLDRVEPGGRREVSYRVRSDLRGRYPLGPLQLRLTDPFGMCELTRSFSTYDTLTVIPRVEPLAPVRFSGEAQGYGDGRQRSLALAGEDDVIPRGYRYGDDLRRVHWRSTARYGELMVRREEQPRRSRCTVLLDTRGGAYEGAGPDSAFEWAVSAAASVLVHMLERGFSIRLLTDSGSVVPGEGADGFAGSGQETAEAAGLMMDTLAVIDHSDGTGLSRAYDVLRGGNEGLLVAFLGDLDEEQATTVAKMSRRGGGAVAFVLDPDTWAREPTDVPRPGDRHAERLRMLREAGWTALSVPRGAAPSALWQQAERERSGLAAVSRETVR; from the coding sequence ATGAGCGCCGGGGGGACCGGGCAGGCGGAGGCCGACCGCGAGGAGACGGGCGGCGTCCGTACGGCCCTCGCGGGCCTCACGACCCGTGGCCGTTCCTTCCTGGCGGCCGGGATCGCGGCCGCGATCTGCGCGTACGTCCTGGGCCAGAGCGATCTGCTGCGGGTCGGCCTGCTGCTGGCCTCGCTCCCCCTGATCTGCGCGACCGTGGTGTACCGCACGCGCTACCGGGTGGCCGGCACCCGCCGGCTCGCCCCCGCGCGCGTGCCGGCCGGCAGCGAGGCCCGGGTGCATCTGCGGATGGACAACGTCTCCCGGCTGCCCACCGGCCTGCTGATGCTCCAGGACCGGGTGCCCTACGTCCTCGGACCGCGCCCCCGGTTCGTGCTGGACCGGGTGGAGCCGGGCGGCCGCCGCGAGGTGTCCTACCGGGTCCGCTCCGACCTGCGCGGCCGCTATCCGCTGGGCCCGCTGCAACTGCGCCTGACCGACCCCTTCGGGATGTGCGAACTGACCCGCTCCTTCTCGACGTACGACACCCTGACGGTCATCCCGCGCGTGGAGCCGCTCGCGCCGGTCCGCTTCAGCGGCGAGGCTCAGGGGTACGGCGACGGACGGCAGCGCTCGCTGGCCCTCGCGGGCGAGGACGACGTCATCCCGCGCGGCTACCGCTACGGCGACGACCTGCGCCGGGTGCACTGGCGGTCCACCGCGCGCTACGGCGAGCTGATGGTGCGCCGCGAGGAGCAGCCCCGGCGTTCGAGGTGCACCGTCCTGCTGGACACGCGGGGCGGCGCCTACGAGGGCGCGGGCCCCGACTCGGCCTTCGAGTGGGCGGTCTCCGCCGCCGCCTCGGTGCTGGTGCACATGCTCGAACGGGGCTTCTCGATAAGGCTGCTGACCGACAGCGGCAGCGTGGTGCCCGGCGAGGGCGCCGACGGGTTCGCGGGCAGCGGCCAGGAGACCGCGGAGGCGGCCGGGCTGATGATGGACACCCTCGCGGTGATCGACCACTCCGACGGCACGGGCCTGTCCCGGGCCTACGACGTGCTGCGCGGCGGGAACGAGGGGCTGCTGGTGGCCTTCCTGGGCGACCTGGACGAGGAACAGGCCACGACGGTCGCCAAGATGAGCCGGCGCGGCGGCGGCGCCGTCGCCTTCGTGCTGGACCCGGACACCTGGGCGCGGGAGCCGACCGATGTGCCGCGGCCCGGTGACCGGCACGCCGAGCGGCTGCGCATGCTGCGCGAGGCGGGCTGGACCGCGCTGAGCGTGCCGCGCGGTGCCGCGCCGAGCGCGCTGTGGCAGCAGGCGGAGCGGGAGCGCTCGGGCCTGGCCGCCGTGAGCAGGGAGACGGTGCGATGA
- a CDS encoding carbonic anhydrase, whose translation MTFFVPSHSGPGPTVTSNVMSMTTSAAAPTGSEGAITDSGTVTDRLVEANQTYAAEFSDPGMDAHPVLQVAVVACMDARLDLHAALGLELGDCHTIRNAGGVVTDDVIRSLTISQRALGTRSVVLIHHTGCGLESLTEEFRHELEMEVGQRPAWAVESFRDVDQDVRQSMQRVRTSPFLPHTDDVRGFVFDVRTGLLREVDPA comes from the coding sequence ATGACGTTCTTTGTCCCCTCTCACAGCGGGCCAGGACCGACCGTGACCAGTAACGTCATGAGTATGACGACTTCCGCAGCAGCTCCCACTGGATCCGAAGGCGCCATAACCGACAGCGGCACCGTGACGGACCGCCTGGTTGAGGCCAACCAGACGTACGCCGCCGAGTTCTCCGACCCGGGCATGGACGCACACCCCGTCCTCCAGGTCGCCGTCGTGGCGTGCATGGACGCCCGCCTCGACCTGCACGCCGCGCTGGGCCTGGAGCTCGGCGACTGTCACACCATCCGCAACGCGGGCGGCGTCGTCACCGACGACGTCATCCGGTCCCTGACCATCAGCCAGCGGGCGCTCGGCACCCGCAGCGTCGTCCTCATCCACCACACCGGCTGCGGTCTGGAGTCCCTCACCGAGGAGTTCCGGCACGAGCTGGAGATGGAGGTCGGCCAGCGGCCGGCCTGGGCGGTGGAGTCCTTCCGGGACGTCGACCAGGACGTGCGCCAGTCCATGCAGCGCGTGCGCACCTCACCGTTCCTGCCGCACACCGACGACGTGCGCGGTTTCGTGTTCGACGTGCGCACCGGTCTGCTGCGCGAGGTCGACCCGGCCTGA
- a CDS encoding methyltransferase: protein MSDPMRPPVSHHHPQWASLRSDTPGSRASLRTAVVWEVLQDALDRRVKATGRDALDVLDAGGGSGKFAVPLARLGHRVTVVDPSPNALFALERRAAEAGVAERVRGVQGDAHGLFDVVERGGYDAVLCHGVLEYVDDPAEGVRNAVAALRSEGVLSLLAAGLGGAVLARALAGHFTEARQALQDPEGRWGAGDPVPRRFTAEQLTALVEGAGLRVGAVHGVRVFADLVPGVLVDTEPGALDALLKLEAAAAELPAFHSVATQLHVLGETRGAAEA, encoded by the coding sequence GTGTCGGACCCGATGCGCCCGCCCGTCTCCCACCACCACCCTCAGTGGGCGTCGCTGCGCTCCGACACCCCTGGATCCCGCGCCTCCCTGCGTACGGCCGTGGTCTGGGAGGTCCTCCAGGACGCTCTCGACCGCCGGGTCAAGGCCACGGGACGGGACGCACTCGACGTCCTCGACGCCGGAGGCGGCAGCGGCAAGTTCGCCGTGCCCCTCGCCCGGCTCGGCCACCGCGTCACCGTGGTCGACCCCAGCCCCAACGCACTGTTCGCGCTGGAGCGCCGGGCCGCCGAGGCCGGTGTCGCCGAGCGGGTGCGGGGCGTCCAGGGCGACGCGCACGGCCTGTTCGACGTGGTCGAGCGCGGGGGCTACGACGCCGTGCTGTGCCATGGCGTCCTGGAGTACGTCGACGACCCGGCCGAGGGCGTCCGCAACGCCGTCGCCGCGCTGCGCTCCGAGGGCGTCCTCAGCCTGCTCGCGGCCGGCCTCGGCGGGGCGGTGCTCGCCCGCGCCCTCGCCGGTCACTTCACGGAGGCCCGGCAGGCGCTGCAGGACCCCGAGGGCCGCTGGGGCGCCGGCGACCCGGTGCCGCGCCGGTTCACCGCCGAGCAGCTCACCGCGCTGGTCGAGGGCGCGGGCCTCAGGGTCGGCGCCGTGCACGGCGTGCGGGTCTTCGCCGACCTGGTGCCCGGCGTCCTCGTGGACACCGAGCCCGGCGCTCTCGACGCGCTCCTGAAGCTGGAGGCGGCCGCGGCCGAACTGCCCGCCTTCCACTCCGTCGCCACCCAGCTGCATGTGCTCGGAGAGACGCGGGGTGCCGCCGAGGCCTGA
- a CDS encoding AAA family ATPase, with protein sequence MTTYDDRASLTDLTATVERVRGSVEGVIEGKPEVVRLALTVLLAEGHLLIEDVPGVGKTMLAKALARSIDCSVRRIQFTPDLLPSDITGVSIWDQQRRDFEFKPGAIFAQIVIGDEINRASPKTQSALLESLEERQVTIDGQTYELPSPFMVVATQNPVEMEGTYPLPEAQRDRFMARVSVGYPSVEAELQMLDVHGGVSPLEDLQPVAHAHEIVKLIEAVRSVHVSEPVRRYAVELVAATRTHPDLRLGASPRATLHLLRAAKASAALAGREYALPDDVQALAVAVLAHRLLPTAQAQLNRRTAEQVVQEILQRTAVPAAPGQQSGFGGLGRGVPAYPQQPPRSL encoded by the coding sequence GTGACGACCTATGACGATCGAGCGAGCCTCACTGATCTGACCGCCACGGTGGAGCGGGTGCGTGGTTCGGTGGAGGGCGTGATCGAGGGCAAGCCCGAGGTCGTACGGCTCGCGCTGACCGTGCTGCTCGCCGAGGGCCACCTGCTGATCGAAGATGTCCCCGGCGTGGGCAAGACGATGCTGGCCAAGGCGCTGGCGCGGTCCATCGACTGCTCGGTGCGGCGCATCCAGTTCACGCCCGACCTGCTGCCCTCGGACATCACCGGCGTGTCCATCTGGGACCAGCAGCGCCGGGACTTCGAGTTCAAGCCGGGCGCCATCTTCGCGCAGATCGTGATCGGCGACGAGATCAACCGCGCCTCGCCCAAGACCCAGTCGGCGCTGCTGGAGTCCCTGGAGGAGCGCCAGGTCACCATCGACGGGCAGACGTACGAACTGCCCAGCCCCTTCATGGTGGTGGCCACGCAGAACCCGGTCGAGATGGAGGGCACCTACCCGCTGCCCGAGGCCCAGCGCGACCGCTTCATGGCCCGCGTCTCCGTCGGCTACCCGAGCGTGGAGGCCGAGCTGCAGATGCTCGACGTCCACGGCGGGGTGAGCCCGCTGGAGGACCTGCAGCCGGTGGCGCACGCGCACGAGATCGTGAAGCTGATCGAGGCGGTGCGCTCGGTCCATGTCTCCGAACCGGTCCGGCGGTACGCGGTGGAGCTGGTCGCCGCCACGCGCACCCACCCCGACCTCAGACTCGGCGCCTCCCCGCGCGCGACGCTGCATCTGCTGCGCGCGGCAAAGGCGTCCGCGGCCCTCGCCGGCCGGGAGTACGCCCTGCCGGACGACGTCCAGGCACTCGCCGTCGCCGTCCTCGCGCACCGCCTGCTCCCCACCGCCCAGGCCCAGCTGAACCGGCGTACGGCCGAGCAGGTGGTGCAGGAGATCCTCCAGCGCACCGCGGTACCCGCGGCGCCCGGACAGCAGAGCGGGTTCGGCGGCCTCGGGCGGGGTGTTCCGGCCTATCCGCAGCAGCCCCCGCGGAGTCTGTGA
- a CDS encoding ATP-binding cassette domain-containing protein, with translation MDGVDVKAEGLGLKGPRGWAFRGITLDAEPGSLIAIEGPSGSGRTCLLLALTGRMKPTEGTAAVGGFRLPRHMARLRRVSAVANVAGVTDLEPALTVGEHLRERALLQSRFGDSLRDLLRPRAQRLHEARLRVDAALAAAGLNLETLPKGSRTAVRDLQRPQELRLSLALALLGRPGLIGVDDIDLKLSDIERAELWDLLRSLTRAGTTVAVVCRTAPGDCVIVSTEEHDKSEDEHDMDDTDDKSVENSDPKEDVDALA, from the coding sequence GTGGACGGCGTGGACGTCAAGGCCGAGGGCCTCGGGCTCAAGGGACCACGGGGGTGGGCCTTCCGGGGCATCACCCTCGATGCGGAGCCCGGCTCACTCATCGCGATCGAGGGACCGTCCGGCTCCGGCCGTACCTGTCTGCTGCTCGCGCTCACCGGGCGGATGAAGCCCACCGAGGGAACCGCCGCCGTCGGCGGCTTCCGGCTCCCCCGGCACATGGCCCGGCTGCGCCGGGTCAGCGCGGTGGCCAACGTGGCCGGGGTGACCGACCTGGAGCCGGCTCTGACCGTCGGCGAGCACCTGCGCGAACGCGCCCTGCTGCAGAGCCGCTTCGGCGACTCCCTGCGCGACCTGCTGCGCCCCCGCGCCCAGCGCCTGCACGAGGCGCGGCTGCGCGTCGACGCGGCCCTGGCCGCGGCAGGACTGAACCTCGAAACGCTGCCCAAGGGCTCCCGCACGGCCGTACGCGACCTGCAGCGGCCGCAGGAACTGCGTCTGTCCCTCGCCCTGGCCCTGCTCGGCCGGCCCGGACTGATCGGCGTCGACGACATCGACCTGAAGCTCTCGGACATCGAGCGCGCCGAACTGTGGGACCTGCTGCGCTCACTCACGCGCGCGGGGACGACGGTCGCGGTCGTCTGCCGCACCGCCCCCGGCGATTGCGTGATCGTCTCCACCGAGGAGCACGACAAGAGCGAGGACGAGCACGACATGGACGACACGGACGACAAGAGCGTCGAGAACAGCGACCCGAAGGAGGACGTCGATGCGCTCGCCTAG